aatttaatatataataaatgcaGGTTACATCCCCTTTTCTAATGCATAATTATGGATTTCGAGCTATACAAACCATTTTTGGTTAGTGGTAAATTGATAATGTAATTTcggatattaaaatttattttaagttcaaTCCTTTACTTGTTGTCAACAACCACAAATAACACCCGCATAATTGATTATGAAAGCTAAATTTTGCTTTCGTTTTGATGCttcaattattccaaaaatttcttttaacttaCTAAACTATCATACCATTTATATCTAAGTCATTAGGTTGtcaagatttttttcttttaaaaagaaagttCACCTAGTAAACTCCAACCAATAATTTGACAATTGGTATAGTAGATTAGTACCCATCCACTAGTAGAACGTACTTTAGATCCAAATTAATTTGACAATCCATGTCGAAGATCagagaataaaattatttagattttaatttgtaGATTCGTGatatttaaatctattttatgataataaaaaactaaactgCAGAAGAGAAGAGGAATGAGAGCTTTCAATTGGTACAAATGGTATGAACAATGAAAGTCATATATCAGTGATTTTAACAACTCAGTGgttcaaatgaaaaattttaaataattcagtaatcattttgtaatcttttgaagTTAGGTGGccaaaacgtaaatttactaataatttaatgattttgagtTAAACTTATCTATGGTGACTTGACCCGATGGCCTACTCGAAAAGTGAAAGAgcttgggtaaaaatataggcatGTTTTCTAAACATGTCGGACCTGgagtaaacttttttttttgcccaagtcttcccaaatttacaaaaaaaaaaaaaaagaaaaagaaaaagaactactactttttttttattgctttgcagtgttttttcattgttttgctattatattgcttctattttattgttattgtttgaatattgtaaaactcttgttttattgttagttttgttactattttagaggtatttactTGCTAAGTTGtacttatcttagtgttatttacttttctttccatttattggaaatcatttattttaatatttttagtgtatttgatgtattatattttaaattttttatataatttttaataaaagtaagctaaattgaatttaagttttaatatttttattcaaaataaatttaaacaaaaacttagactcatttttcaaatcaaactaaactcaaatttaaaaaacctGACTTGAATCCAATCTCACCCCATCTATAGAAAACTCTACTTTGGGTGTAGCTTACCCAACAAATTAATCagtaaattttgtcaaaaataaagTGTGAAAATGCAATGATAAGAGTCATCATTCCACACTTGTCCACGGGAACAGGCTAACAGCTCGCAATAAATGTCATAATATTGCAGATCTTCCCTTCACCTTTTGGACTCTACCACTGTTTGTGTGGCCTGCCTCTACTTTTCCCACCCACTGTTTCTCCTCTATTTAAAACCCATTCCTATTCTACATTTTCctccaaagaaagaaaaaaaaagaaactttctttCCATCCAAAGAACATCTTTCTTTCAACCTCTGAAAATGGAGAGCGAAAGCAACAACAAAGTGAGCAATGGTTTGGATGGCAGCACAGGGGCAGAGAGCATGGCGAGAAGAGGGAATACGTGTGAGTTGATCCTGAGGGTTGTGGCTTTGGCGCTGACTGTTGCGGCAGCCATTGTTCTTGGTGTGGATAAACAGACTAAGGTGGTTCCAATTCAGATAGCCCCAACTTTGCCTACCGTCAATATTGCTGCCCAAGCTAAGTGGCATTATTTGTCAGCTCTGGTGTAAGTAATTATTTCACTTTGAAAACCTTTCAACCTCATATTTTTACTGAAATCCACAAGAAAagtcaacaatttttatttctgtttcCAAGCCAAAGGTTAAGTaggagagaaaaagaaacccAAAACTGATTCAATCCAACAAGATTTAATGgtgcttttataaaaaaaaaaatattaactaaaacattaaataacaattcaggtaattttatattatatatcatctttaagaaattatttttcaattaatatttttattaaaataatttgaataaatgattaaattaataaaatatataaagttaaatttatattaatttaagaaattttaaatgtattaattgaattaaattttgaataattatttaatacatcttaaaatttaagattttaccatataattaaaaataaaaataaaaatttatatttaaaataaataaatcaataagaCGTGATAAAATCTCAACCtatttcaccataaattttatttcgtGTTTGAGagattttaaaactaatttaactcaACTGTCAACTACTATTTTTTAttggaattaatttaatcatgtatatgttttattaatatttttttaaaaatgtgattctgaataaattattattttaatagtgaaaatgagagtattaaaaatatgttataaatggtGAAACCAGGTACGCAGTGGTAGCAAATATAATAGCAAGCATATATGCAGCAATTTCAATAGTAATCATGTTGGGATCCAGAAAAGGAAAGTCGAGCACAAGATTGGGTCAAATGGTGGGAGTGGTGGACCTTTTAATGGTGGGATTGCTATTTTCGGCCAACGGTGCCGCCTTAGCCATCGGGCTGATGGGGTACAAAGGCAACTCTCACGTTCGGTGGAACAAAGTTTGCAATGTGTTCGACAAATTTTGTGACCAAGTCGCTGTTtccattcttctttctttacttGCTGCCTTGGCTTTTACTGCTTCGGTAGCCATTACTCTTCTTAAGTTCCATAAGAGATTTGCATCTAAATCGTgaatttcagtttattttatgttgacaaaaataaaatattttaaatgtaatagCATGTATGTGAATTATTGGCTGTCgtgatttatcattttattgcTATGGgtggattttatttatttataataaataagcAATCGAGTTATCTATTcgaactaaaaaaaattcaagttgatctatttaattaactttttataatgCATAGTATCAACAAAAGAAGAGACATAGTATAATAAGGTTTTGAATAGAGAGAAGTCCGCTTATTAAATGATATGggcaaaatattaaaaaaaaagtcacttttttttttaatttattgaaatgggcccagtattttattatttaccggaatgggcccttTTCCCCTAAATTGCGTCCACGTCACCGCGAAGTCAAGGGACGTGCCAGgaaatcgcggccacgtcagcgcTCTTTGCTGACGAGGCAACAAAGCTCGTCCACGAAAGCGCGATTTGTGTGCATGTCAggaaagcgcgctgacgtggccgcAATTTGTTGCCACGTAGTGCGCCCTTGGGGACGCGATTTGCTCCGCGCGTGAACAGTGCAACGGTCATTTTTTTTACCGTTACCCCcccaatggtaaaaaaaaaatctataatacCTCCAccccttatttttttttcacaaactaatcctctctcaaatttcctctaaatttcctctcaatttgttctcaaattccttccaaatttctctgaaattcatatttaatcGCAATTtgctcttaaatttctcttaaatccctatttttaaataaatttaaataaatttatttttttaaaatttttttaaatcgtaaaaatttgtacaatTTCAGCAATGGTCGaagaattgactcgtcttgataagcaGCACATATCcgtcaaacaaatgaaaatggtaagtgttaaatttaatttttaaatattatttaagattttttatttatgcattttatataattattaatttattatttgttataaaagtcagagatcggatattggaatgcaatatcctaatatgcatgctcctccatcaccgctGGTAGAGAACTACTGCTGGAAGCGGGTTTTGGCACGTGGCACGGTGAGGTTgggatgcaaggtggacccAAACTTATCGGTGCGTTGATGGAGAGGTGGAGACCGAGAcgacacattccatcttccatgtgggaGTGCACTATCACGTTGGAAGATGTCACCACAATTGGGATTGCGGTGGGCGGGTTCCCAAATATCGTCCGCCTAATCTAGCGATTGGGGAGCGGTGTGCTACGAACTTTTGGGtgctattccggagaaaatggacggaggtaagatcgagatgggctggttacgagacacattcttggatccggatgatgattcaaccgaagtagaaagaatccgatatgcttgggcatacattcttcagataattggaggttatctgatgccagacttgtcacggagccgcgtacatctaagatggctgctgaaactcgttgattttagagcagctggtgaattgagttgggggtctgctGCCTTGGcgacattatatcgggagatgtgcggggcgacgctaCCGACTAAAGTAAAAATCAGACGTTGcttgtcactactgcagtcatgggcatggtttcgctttccatttctacgtcctcgtgtggaccacccatatacattcccactcataacgaggtaaattttatattagattttacaattattatgtagatttttaaaaataaaagtatgctaaaaatttatttaattaggtggaatcatccggcaagttatgctcgattacctacctctcttgaagatatacggcttctattagaccaacagtcgaaagcacaagtaagtattaaataaaaatgatatttccaccattcgctagtcgattggtatttagtatttagtattatgtatataactaatatttctatcatgttcatatagtttcaatggacaccatacgaggatccgacaattcagacagtaattccggatgagttcttacaaaatccaaacgcttggcaCGCGAAAGTCGCGTTGATCAGCTATgcgaccgtggagatgcaccaaTCAGACAGAGTGTTACGGcaatttggatgtagacaaccgattcctgtGGCACTTGAGGTGTTTGATGATCACAACAAAATCGACCTATGACAACTGCATATGGATTGGCCGAGATTTTGGTCCCACTACATCGAAATGTGGGAAGATGGGTATGAGTATATACCTACTATGGAACCGATCATCattccggagttagcgtgcgtgccggaatacatgccatgatttaggatccatggcaagccgtatttactgttGGTAGAGGAGAGGCAGTGGAAATTACATGTCCAAAGGGAAAGACGCGGGCttttaaatccaagacgacTGGATGACGACGCTGGCCCcacaacgaggcccagacattcactcGGCCCATCATCAGCGACCattcaatcaccaggcccaacgagagcaccgactcAGTCACCCGACCTAGCAGTTCAACCAATGATACCCACGGCACaaccttttcagatgatgccaggtgcgtttcctagcccatttatgtatcctaacccttatatgtttcctttttcgagTTCTATGGCAGGTTGCAGTCAATGGCCctgttcagctccatttcctgttacgccgagtggaccgtcgatgtataggccagcgaCGCACGAGGGATCGTAagaggggccgtcggggagctcttctttttaccaatccccaccaccGTATGGGTTTTAAACATCGTCGgcgttggtgatgcaaacacctccacattcactattctatcaaggtggctcatcgtcTCAACTCTGACAACCAGATTCCCTACcggaagaaccagaatccccgTCGGAGGAACCACAACTGCTGTCGAAAGCTTGACAAAGAAGGAATCCAATACAGAATCACACGACTACGCCATAAAATAATCGAATCCCGTGCACGGAGAttgaattgtattttaatttatttgtataaatattttgaatattttgatattatttgatgtaataaaatagaaatttttttgagttattacttaaaaccctaaaataaaattttataaatttataatatataattaaatgcataatttaattgacaaaccctaaacccttaacttaaaaactataaccctaacccttaacttaaaaatcctagcccttaactttaaaaccctaaacctttaacttaaaaactctaaacctttaacttaaaaaccccaATCATtgactttaaaaccctaaactcgtaacttaaaaccctaaacccttgacttttaaaccctaaacccttaacttttaaaccctaacccttaactttaaaaccttaaacccctaacttaaaaaccctaaacccttaacttaaaaacactaaccattaacttaaaacccctaacccttaactttaaaaccctaaaccttaacttaaaacactaaacccttaacttaaaaaccctaacccttgagtttaaaaccctaaacccttaacttaaaaaccctaacccttaacataaaaaccctaacccttaactgaAAAACCTTAAcactaacccttaacttaaaaaccctaacccttaactttaaaaccctaaactcttaactttaaaaccctaaacccttaacttaaaaactttaaacccttaacttaaaaaccctaacccttgactttaaaaccttaaattcttaacttaaaaaccataaacccttaacctaaaaaccctaactcttaactttaaaaccctaaacccttaacttaaaaccctaaactcttaacttaaaaaccttaaacccttaacttaaaaaccttaacccttgactttaaaaccctaaactcttaacttaaaaaccataaacccttaacctaaaaaccataaacccttaacctaaaaaccataaacccttaacctaaaaaccctaacctttgactttaaaaccctaatcccttaacttaaaaaccataaacccttaacttaaaaatcctaaacccttaacttaaaaaccctaacccttaacttaaaaagccctaacccttaactttaaaatcctaaaccttaactttaaaaccctaaactcttaaattaaaaaccttaaacccttaacttaaaaaccctaacctttaacttaaaaaccctaacccttaaatttaaaaccttaaacccttaacctaaaaacctcaaacccttaacttaaaaaccttaacccttaactttaaaaccctaacccttaacttaaaaatcctaacacttaacttaaatataatttgataattttactaaccattaatacaattatcaattaataattttacattcacataatgctagatttaaaaaatgttttgactggtactaacaattaataatttgatataatttgataattttactaaccattaatacaattatcgattaataattttacattcacataatgttagatttgaaaaaatgttttgactggtactaacaattaataatttgatataatttgataattttactaacaattaatacaattatcaattaataattgaaaaaaatataatttgtttacaactacattcaactattacgattagggcatgatcgacttgtatggcctggattcctacaccattTGCACAACTTCTATTGACTGACTGTTTTttggatatccatattgttacgtattctagtcgagcaaggtcgatcCTTTGGTTTGCGATGCAATTTTCTATCCCGTAACAgtttaaaaggagcaagagatacgggtggccacttacgttcatctgggaccggtaggaaaacgtgtctccagacgttgtacatgttttctaatttgtacattTCGTCCACATAGCTTATCGGATCCAGAcagagattctgacaagctgcaataacatgagcgcatggataatgaagtgtaTCAAACATCCTacagtcgcaagtcctatttcgcaagtgtacacgatattgcccgccaacaacaccttggtgcggtctgtcaaactctgtcacgcgaaaccataagttgtctcgatcgtgacacactgtgtgcatggtgttcgcccgcgccttggccttgttaatttcttgaactaccttactgcaccatacatggcgccgccaaacgaaaatatgtctctcgcacaactgatgttatcggtagatggcgcgttccttttagaacaaaatttatgtattcagccaggtttgaggtcatatgactATATGTTGCAAAGGTAGTCCGCGCCTTTTCCGTTAATTGAACATAAATTTGCTAACATCTCGTGGAAacggtctttatttatttcataccctaccaatataagttcatagtgaatattacataccacttcTTCATTtacaactaattcaaattgacaattGAAAGAACACAGATAGacactaaatacccatgttggtcacttgtcgtcgtttgctcttagatggatattgcctgtagtagttggaagcaacgtgccttaggcaatatcgatggtgtgtgcactgccataagcttccctgtcaatcaaatgcagctagtataccggtgcctcgatctgaaataacacagatatcaggttgggggcacacatgcctccttaacctagaaagaaagaaatcccagtcatcagacgactcctctcgtgttattgcaaatgcaattgtaagaattctcccaccgccatcctgtgccactgtaagcaatagccgatgagtatacctaccaaacataaaggtaccgtcaatttgtaccaatggcttgcagtatggaaatatGTCTCaacattgcttaaaggtccaaaacaggaGT
This genomic window from Gossypium raimondii isolate GPD5lz chromosome 10, ASM2569854v1, whole genome shotgun sequence contains:
- the LOC105778160 gene encoding CASP-like protein 1E1, giving the protein MESESNNKVSNGLDGSTGAESMARRGNTCELILRVVALALTVAAAIVLGVDKQTKVVPIQIAPTLPTVNIAAQAKWHYLSALVYAVVANIIASIYAAISIVIMLGSRKGKSSTRLGQMVGVVDLLMVGLLFSANGAALAIGLMGYKGNSHVRWNKVCNVFDKFCDQVAVSILLSLLAALAFTASVAITLLKFHKRFASKS
- the LOC128034114 gene encoding protein MAIN-LIKE 1-like, with product MDGGKIEMGWLRDTFLDPDDDSTEVERIRYAWAYILQIIGGYLMPDLSRSRVHLRWLLKLVDFRAAGELSWGSAALATLYREMCGATLPTKVKIRRCLSLLQSWAWFRFPFLRPRVDHPYTFPLITRWNHPASYARLPTSLEDIRLLLDQQSKAQFQWTPYEDPTIQTVIPDEFLQNPNAWHAKVALISYATVEMHQSDRVLRQFGCRQPIPVALEVFDDHNKIDL